The window TCTACCCGTGGCATCTCAGGAGGGGTTGGGAAAAACCCCAGGCTGAAAACCTGAAGCGCTACAGCCAGTCAGCGTACATCCTACAGGCTAGGTGGATCAAACGGCCTGTCTCAGTAGAAGACAACTTTATACGTTTGCACAAAAGCCTCTCCCACGGCGGGTCTGAGaggtgaacagcagcagcaaactcaGAGCCGCAGCGCGTCTCAAGCAATCGGAGCTACTCCACAGACTCTACATTCCTCCAAACGCCTAGAGCGGCCGCACGACGAAAAGCGGAAGCCTCCTCCTGTTCCTACCGGATGTATTTTGGACGCTGAAGCTTGCGGGAGGCGCGATGAAGCCAGCGGTAGATGAGATGTTCCCCGAGGGCGCTGGGCCCTATGTGGACCTTGACGAGGTGAGGAATCGGCGGCTGCCATTGCAATTAGAAGGAGGGAGGCCGCTTTACCACACGCAGGAGAGCAGAACCGTGTGGTCTGTGGAACTGTGTGGCCTCCGTTTGCTTACAGCTTGTTCATCCCGGAGTGGCTCGCTACGCCGCTGGATAGTAAATGGCATCCCTTCAGATGCGGTGGGGATGGGGGCTCATAAGCGGTGTTGCCTGTTACAAGGAATCCCCGATGGTTTTggctaaaggcaaagtgtgctctCGAGTCGTGCGACCACacagcccagtggttgtctttggtagaatacaggaagggtttaccattgccgcctcccagtatgagatgatgcttttcagcatcttcctatatcgctgctgcccgatataggtaccagtggggacttgaaccggcaaccttatgcttgctaggcaagtcatttcccgctgtgccattcggtgttgactacaactcccacaatccccagctgcagtgacattgggagttgtagtcaatagcaTTTGGGAtgccctgttgcagggaacattGCTTATAAATCGGTAGTGAATATCCCGACTAATTGGTCATGACTAACGTGCCCAGATATCAACTACTGAGTTATGACTGACTTGCTCCATCCGTTACAGTTGCATTATTCCTGAGTAGCTTAGTCTGAATATCAGCCTCTGTAAGACTATTCCAAGATAATAAGATGTCTTTGGGGCTGGAGTTATATCCAGgtgacttttatttttattatttatttatttttgcatggaGGTGGGTGGATCTGTTTTGGTGGGGTTCCCCCGTCtctctgatcagtgttccctgtgcATGCTGCTCACTGTCTTTCTCAGTGTTTCAGAACTGTCTGTTTAGGCAGACATTGAGTATGGCtgtttggttttttgcttttgcagtgttttatctgTCACTTCTGTTTTTTATGGCctttgtggtggtgtttttacCACTGCTTTGAACTGCTTTAAATTAAGATTGCTGTTATAAACTGATCTGAGCACTTCTATTGTAGAAATGTGGAATAAGTAAGGGTGTTAGAACCTTCTACATTAGGTGCTGTTGTGGTTTTGCTTTTAACTGTAATTCTCACAAAATTTTACTGGAAGCCAAAAGCAATTGCCATATTCTGTTTTAATCCAAATTAGCTTGATCCAAGCAAAAATCAAAGTGCATCTGTAGGTGGAAATGCATATGAACGTTTTGAGAAATGAGCTAATCCAGCATTCTTAAAGCAAGGCCCTTTTGGTGATGCTTCTCTACCACTATTATCCCACAAGTTCCTGAAAGTTCATCTCCTAATGTGCATAAGGAAATTCTGTGAAAGTCTCTCCTTCCCAATTATTTGCTTCCTTGCACACTACAAGGACAAAATAAGGCACAGATTAGTTGCATTGTGCTATATTTAGATGGCAATGGAGACAGATGATTGGAACAGAAAATTACAGAACTTTATATATGTAAACTTAAGATCCAAGATGATAGGGTATGTGGAACAGTTAAATAATTACTTTCTATTGTCGCTATGGACAAAATATTGTTTTTCAGGCTGGAGGAAGTACAGGTCTGTTGATGGATTTAGCAGCTAATGAAAAGGCCGTGCATGGAGACTTCTTTAATGGTAAGTGTTCCATCTTGATTTAAAAGCTGCTTCTCCACAATTCTTTGTTTCTGGTCTAATAGTCATTAAAGCAAAAAGCTGTCTTAAGGATTAAACCAGTGAATGAAAAAGTTCTTTCAACACCTAGAAGCCAGTGAGATTTTCTAGGAGCCAAATGGAGGATAAACCTTCTTAATTTCTGTGGCAACTCACTTGCCAGGCCCGATCCACACCAGTGGCTACTGGGTAGCAGGACCTTTGAACCTCTGGTTTAAAAGCTAAATGTGGTAGTATCAACAtatggtgaacataggaagctgccatatactgagtcagaccattggtctatctagctcagtactgtcttcacagactggcagcagcttctccaaggttgtaggcaggaatctcgctcagccctatcttggagaagccagggagggaactggaaaccttctgctcttcccagagcggctccatcccctgaggggaatatcttgcagtgctcacacttctagtctccctttcatatgcagccagggcagaccctgcttagctaaggggacaagtcatgcttgctaccacaagaccagctctcctccttaattTCTGTGGCAACTCACTTGCCAGAACATATTAAAATCCTTCTATGGAGGATCTCTGAGCCATTGGCCATTAAGATCATGCTGTGTTCGTGTAGCAAGAATGAATGACTGAGGTTCCACTTAGTAAGTGTTGTGCTCTTGACTTGTGATTTGGTAGAATATTTGGTAGAATCTGTATGGTAACATCTCCACATGTGGAGCTGCTATGCTCATACTGTCATGAAGAATCATTTCTTGGCAACTTCCACTGTGCTTTAGTAAGGACATGAGGGGATAGGCAGACCTGCACAGATTTGCTTACCACAGAAGGAACTTTCTCTGCCATTCTCCTGTACAGAAGAGTTATGGTGGTTCCCGCTGAGGAACTTCTCATAAGAAGCTCCAAAGCCCAGCACAGTGTGAGACTCCCCTCCCACACACTTATCAACTGGCATGTGCAGACATGGGGGTAGGGGAGGGATTGGTCTGAGCACAGATAACGTCTCGTTAGCAACCATGCCGCTGCCATGCAGGCGGCCTGTTTAAAGGCCATTCCGGAGGCGATTTTGCTGTACTGGGGGGCAGTGAGTGGTATGAGCAGTGAGTGGCGGGGAGCCAGTAAGCACATTAAACAAACTTTCttgccactccccacccctttggtggattcccccacccctttaattgtaaaggggaatctggtgaggtttCTCTTTACAAGTATTGCTGGCCTGAACCGGTCCAATTGAACAGACTGGACCAGCCGGTCAGTTCGACCAAATAGGTTCAGGGGAATGCAGTTCACTTTGAATTgattctaattcaaaccaaaccacattttagggttcgtgcacacccctaaaaggcTTTCACTGGTGGTGCCAGTGGAACCTTCCTCCCACTTTTGCTCATATCATGGACCCGGGGAGTGGGGTCCGGAGCATGGTAAGGGTTGAAGCCTCCCTATCCCTCCTGAGATGGTCCTGATCCATGGGGAGCTCTAATCCGGCTGCAGCTTACTATGGTCAATCCAAGTACTGTACATCGGGGTCAGTGATACACTTAACATCACATAcagttatttattgatttattttattcaattgaTATATCTCCTTTTCTgatgtggctcagggcagtttatattaaaatcaaaaacacagagTAAAACgattaaaatcaagaaacatttagaCCATATTAcaactagatattaaaagccaggctgaagagatgggcTCTTTAAGGTTCTTCTGAAGGCCTCGaaggaagacagtcctcttatatccacagagagcacgttccacaacctagagatggtaactgagaaggcccagtcccaggtCGCCATCAGATGAACAgacccctctgatgatcttaataagcaatGGAGATCTTGTAGGAAAAGGCATTCTCTCGGGTAGCCCAGACCTAacctatttagggctttatagataatgaccagcagtttgcattttgcctggaaacataattggcagctagtgcaactgtttaagaacaggcataacgTGCTGATAATGAATTTCAGCTGAGATTTCCCAAGTCTGAGCATTAAGATTACTTATAttctttaaacaaaaaataaaaattggacagtcacaaaattaaatccaaaacatAGTATATGTATTAGACAGATATGTACAGTGGATGATAAAATTCGTTTTCcgtatttgttgaaaagcagcatatatatatttgtaatagtaataatatagaTTAAAACAGAATACCATATAACATTCTTATAAGAAAAGTGCAGATAGTATAATTTCAGATTAGCAGCTCTGCTGACACATTCTGCAATTGTCTATTCAAGTATAGCGGGAACTTGGCAAATTATACATGGGGCAGGATCAGGATCACAGTTGGGTTAAAGTCTATTaaataagtaaaactttatttttgcTGCCTTTTCTCTTCCTTCATCAAATCTCAATAGGTGTGAGATTGATCCATGCCCCCAAATCTCACTAGGTAGGTTTATCACATATAGTATGCCAAAGCTGATTTGCTTGAAATAATCCACTTTATTTTGTACGTgggtgaggcctgttgttgagtGAGCACAGTCATTTTACATAGATTACACTTAcagaaaagttcaagaaattaaatatatctagtagaatttttattaatgtgcttgctgAAGGGAAGTAAGAGAACAGTTTTGttataggatttcaacttcaaacattcattttattaaataatgACCATATGTGGTAAATTTAAATAATAGTAAATTGCAATCAGAAGATCTCTCTCAGTTTTTCTTGGACATGAGGTAATTCTGAAATTATTGATCTGAGTATTGAGTgtcaaaaatctgttgagaattgttatattcagaatttcttctttaaaaatacctaaaataaaataaaattcaactttctccaagcatattctggtataaaaagtagtgTGTATAGCTAATTTTAAGTAGTGGGattatgtatgcaaaatttggtatcgacacacacttatatactgccccaaacctacaCCTCTAGATGTAGATGAAGTTATCAATTTGTTACTGCTGCTGgggaatataataataattaggtTAAGGCCATGGATATTCTGCCTATTGAATCGAACCATTTCTTAACCAGCGTCTATTAGATTGTGATATGTTGTAATTCCTGGTCACCAATATCTAAGCCCACCCACAAATTAGTAATTAAGTAGCCTATGATGGATTATTAAACAGAAGTAAACTTCTGAGTTTAAATATGGGTTACATTTATCTAGCCACATACTTGCTGATAACAGGCAAATGTTATGACAATCTGTGCTTTATGTTCAGTTGAATCTGTTGCAAATTTTAATTGGATTGGAGTATATTTCCTTACTGGAAAATAAACTTGACATTATTAACTCTTCAGAATATAGATTTCCCTAGAATAATGAAGATGCATAATGAGCCCCTGTATTGTGTTAATTGGCTTTTTTCATTTTGCTAGGTTTTGAAGAtatgtttgatgatgatgatatccagTGAAGTTCATTGTCCAGCTATGCAGTGctaaatacttgagtttcttgAAGCAGTTGACTTGTATTCAGTATAGATTCTCTCTGAGACATGAAAGAACACCAAGAAATGGCTAAAGATGGATGAAGAGGAGAATTGTGGGGCTGTTTACCTTTAAGAAATGTGTAGATGTGGAGTTTTACAGGCTTGCTTCAATAAAGTCTGAACAGAATCTTCTATGTATGCATATGCAGCCCACCAGAGGCAATTGTGTTCTAAAATCTTGTTTTAACATTATTTGGTGAGTTTTATGGGCAGATTAATTCACTTGTTTACATTATTCACCCCTGCCTGTTTATGTTGCTGCTTATTGCAAGAATTAGGGGTGGTGGATATTTAACATTCTATTGTTAAACTCATTTACTTGCAAGTGACAATTGGGAGGATAGGTAGAACCTGTTTCCAAGTCTGCAAAGAATTTCATAAAAGAATTTCATTGTATGGATCATGGCCTTTACAGAGAATCTTGATAACTACTACTGTTGTTCCTAGTTTTCATTTGGAGTTACTATCCTCCTCATGGAGAAACACTGAAAAGAACGTATTGTAGGAGGCTTAAGTAAGAGAGGGTATAGTTGGGGCTTGGAGATGTTTAATTGCATTCTGAAGCCTCATTTAGGTCATTACTCCATCATGCAGGGACTGCAGTTTTGAGAGAAAATGATTGGACGTGGAGGAGGAGATGGTCTCTAGGGCATGCAGGAAACAAGCCATGAATACTAGAAAACTAATATGCTAGTACTGAATTCAAGACACATGAGTGACGATGCAGTCTACCACCTGCCATACTAGAGAATATAGATGATACCAAAAGGAAAGGCTAGACTTCAAAGCTGAGGGTGTTTGTATAAAATATTCCTTTACATTGCTGCTTAGTGCTACTTCAGCAGTTTCCTGTAATGTCGTGTGAAAAGCATAACTGTATGCATCAGCGGCAAGTACCCATTAATGTTGTTTGCATGTGCCCAGGAGGAATATTGACTTCTAAAAATTTTTAACACCTCTCTGTAATGTCGCATCCCAAATTGCTTTGAAACTCCCTCAGATCTCAGAAATTGTTATTGCTAGAAACAAAGTCAAAAGCATTCAGTTTTCTGGCCTGAATTCTTGCTGTCCCACTACCTTCCTGTGAATGACCTTTTCTATTTCTAGTTGGTGGTAGCTTTCCAATGAGCTTTGAAATCTTGCAGTGTTTGAACAGCAGTAAAGAGAACAAAATGTGGATTGTGATTAGTGCTGAAACCTGACAAGCAGTTGAGGGGCTCCTAATAGATTTTTTTATACCCTCTGTTTCTGTAGTATTTGCTAGTTAGACCCTTACCTCTCTACACATTCAATTCAAATGCAATTTTTGTAAACACTTAAAGAGCAtatcatctgtgtgcagaatgagttttgttctgggtggcagtatcaaggcagtgtgggcgCACGTGCAATCAGAATGGGCCTTCCCTAgttaacctgagcgggatctaaaattaactgagtggacattaaaaaattgtgagcgcacatgcgcatgccttaaaGGGGTGGTAAAAACCAATTTTCTCTGTAGCTAGGCATGGAACAGTGTGGTTGTGGGCCAGTTCACAAATTCTTTCCTGACTACCAGTTGAGCTGGTGAGCCCAATATTTTTGCCTGGTGAAAAATATTCTCAAAAAGTGGGATAGTCTTATTTTAGAACTCATTTGTCTTTCTGCCAGTGTGTGGTTCTTTTATTTTTGCAACTTATTCTTTCTTATGTAACCTATGACAAGGGTTTTCCATAAATACTGAATATTCTTTATGGAATATTCAGCACGCTTCCTTCAAAACAGAACAGTGTTTAGATGAATATCTCAATTGTGCTCATGTTGCTTTCTCAGTCTGTGAAGAAACTGGCTGTTTCTTTAGCACGTTCTAAAGGCATATTTGACTCTTCAGAACTGAGGCTCTGGTACAATGGTATTTTGTTCTTCTGTCTATTGATCCCAGCTATCAGCAAAGTTGGGTGAAGAATTAATGCAAAAGCAGATAAGTAGTAGTACAACTGAAAACAACTCATTACTAGGAAGACCTATGCATctgaatgtttttatttttagatatataaacatttgttaaaCTCATTAGAATGAGAATTCCACAAATGTTAATCTGCTGGGAGTTGGGTTAAATAATATCTGCCATCGCTATCATCCAAGCAACAAGGGGTGTGAGCACATAGTCCacaggttagtccacttgcacctcaaacgttcacatgtatGCCATTTGGATTGAAGTATATGAcataacaaactatgccataTCCCCAGCATTGAGGTTTctccatgtgcccctacagctgtagcaaatttggttcagatcagttaggtggttcacaagttagcccgcttg of the Hemicordylus capensis ecotype Gifberg chromosome 3, rHemCap1.1.pri, whole genome shotgun sequence genome contains:
- the COPS9 gene encoding COP9 signalosome complex subunit 9 — translated: MKPAVDEMFPEGAGPYVDLDEAGGSTGLLMDLAANEKAVHGDFFNGFEDMFDDDDIQ